CAGGTAAAATTCTTTTTTCAGCCAGCGGAGGAAGGCCCTGGTGGTGCCAAGCCCATGATTGAAGCGGGGGTGCTGGAAAATCCGGCGGTGGATGCCATTGTCGGTTTACATTTGTGGAATGACCTACCTGTGGGCACGGTGGGCATCAAGCCGGGGCCAGTAATGGCGGCGGTGGAACACTTTGAATGTCAACTGTTCGGCCAAGGAGGCCACGGAGCCATGCCCCACCAAACCGTGGATACCCTGGTGATCAGTGCCCAAATTGTCATGGCTTTGCAAGGTATTGTGGCCCGCAATTTAAATCCCCTCCAGTCTGCTGTGGTTACTGTGGGACAGTTGCAGTCCGGCACTGCTTTTAACGTCATCCCCGACAGCGCCTATTTCCGGGGCACAGTGCGCTACTTTGACCCCAGTTTTGCTGGTTATTTTGCCCAACGCATTGAGGAAATTATCAAGGGCATTTGCCAGAGTCACGGGGCTAATTACCAATTTACCTACGAAAATATTTATCCCCCCGTGGTTAACGATCGCCGTTTGGCGGATTTGGTGCGATCGGCGGCGGCGGATGTATTACTCACCGATGACCATCTCCAACCGGATTACCAAACCCTAGCAGGGGAAGATATGTCATTTTTTCTCCAGGCAGTGCCAGGTTGTTACTTCTTCCTAGGGTCTGCCAATGGGGATCTTGGTTTGGCCTATCCCCACCACCATCCCCGCTTCAATTTTGACGAGGCTGTGTTGCCAGTGGGGGTAGAGCTATTTGTCCGTTGCGTGGAAAGGTTCTGCAATGCCTAGAAGCTGAAGGTGGTACGAATTACCCCCATTACCAGGGTGCCATTGGCGTTGTTGTAGTCCGCATTGGGTACCACCACAATACCGGGGGTAATGGAAAGATTGTCACTCACTGCCCACTGGAAAAAGCCTTCTAGGTGCAAGGAACTGTCAATGTCAGTGGTGGCAATGTCATCGGGGAAGACAATGGAACTACTGCTCACCCAGGGTTGCATACCCACAATAATCCCCGCCATATTCCCTTCCTTGATAATGTCGGGGAAAGCCAGGGTCACAGCCCAATTCCAAATATCTAAACTTCCTCTACCAATGCTGGCATCCGCCAGATCTATAGATTTGAGGGTGCGGGCCTTAGTAAGGCCTCCCCAACCCCCTAGGACAAAATGGTCGCTCAACTGCCAAGAAAAAGCGGCCCCATAGGCGTTGTGGGAAGTTTTGGCCGCTTCCCCAAAGGTGGTTTCCGTAAAGTAGCGAAAATTAGAGCGTTGGCTACCGGTGCTAGTGTCCAAGGTGTTATAGCCATAGCTATAGGTTAAAGCTACGGTCAGATTATCGCTGAAATCATAGTTTACCTGGGCGATCGTGCCAAAACTGCCGTTAAATA
The genomic region above belongs to Synechocystis sp. PCC 6803 substr. PCC-P and contains:
- a CDS encoding M20 family metallopeptidase encodes the protein MVFTLPQPTNLPSTNVRLPIQALHGQLIQWRRQFHQYPELGFQEQLTAAHIAETLTKLEIPHTPGIAKTGIMATVDSGKPGPVLAIRADMDALPVTEENEVDYRSLHPGKMHACGHDGHTAIALGTAQYLAAHRDSFRGQVKFFFQPAEEGPGGAKPMIEAGVLENPAVDAIVGLHLWNDLPVGTVGIKPGPVMAAVEHFECQLFGQGGHGAMPHQTVDTLVISAQIVMALQGIVARNLNPLQSAVVTVGQLQSGTAFNVIPDSAYFRGTVRYFDPSFAGYFAQRIEEIIKGICQSHGANYQFTYENIYPPVVNDRRLADLVRSAAADVLLTDDHLQPDYQTLAGEDMSFFLQAVPGCYFFLGSANGDLGLAYPHHHPRFNFDEAVLPVGVELFVRCVERFCNA